Proteins co-encoded in one Stomoxys calcitrans chromosome 5, idStoCalc2.1, whole genome shotgun sequence genomic window:
- the LOC106093900 gene encoding uncharacterized protein LOC106093900, with the protein MATDILTRQSVIIGAFSTVISLICLLRESLDLWDNWEWKDTEDLDEHYGNIMLYGTVSLFSIFLIWGVHKRRHLLMAPWLLCSFALVGIYIYALACNFKHLPLVRVETLAVYLATIGAQILILYTLCSLFSQIRHERSEEQKAKRNNYRKI; encoded by the exons atgGCTACGGATATTTTAACAAGACAAAGTGTCATAATTGGTGCATTTTCCACTGTCATAAGTCTGATATGCCTGCTAAGGGAAAGCCTGGACTTATGGGACAATTGGGAATGGAAAGATA CGGAAGACTTGGATGAACACTATGGCAACATTATGCTTTATGGTACAGTCTCCCTATtctctatttttcttatttGGGGTGTACACAAG AGACGGCATCTTCTAATGGCACCTTGGTTGTTGTGCAGCTTTGCCTTGGTTGGAATTTACATCTATGCGCTAGCGTGTAACTTCAAACATTTGCCATTGGTTCGCGTGGAAACTTTGGCCGTATATTTAGCGACTATTG GTGCTCAAATCCTTATTTTGTATACTCTGTGTTCTTTGTTTTCTCAAATAAGACACGAAAGGAGTGAAGAGCAGAAAGCTAAACGAAATAACTATCGCAAGATTTAA